A stretch of the Mesorhizobium sp. Pch-S genome encodes the following:
- the lexA gene encoding transcriptional repressor LexA translates to MLTRKQHELLLFIHERLKESGIPPSFDEMKEALDLASKSGIHRLITALEERGFIRRLPNRARALEVLRLPDSIAPGLNAAKKFSPAVIQGSLGRPVPKEPQRLQAPSNDDDVAVSVSIPVMGRIAAGVPIDAIQHRTHSISVPPDMISGGEHYALEVKGDSMIEAGIFDGDTVIIRNANSANPGEIVVALVDEEEATLKRFRRKGASIALEAANPAYETRIFGPDRVKVQGKLVGLIRRY, encoded by the coding sequence ATGCTGACACGCAAGCAACACGAGCTCTTGCTCTTCATCCATGAACGGCTGAAGGAAAGTGGAATCCCCCCTTCTTTCGACGAAATGAAGGAGGCGCTGGACCTGGCCTCCAAATCCGGAATCCACCGGCTGATTACTGCTCTCGAGGAGCGTGGCTTCATCCGCCGATTGCCGAACCGGGCTCGCGCGCTGGAAGTGCTACGGTTGCCGGATTCGATTGCTCCCGGCCTCAACGCGGCCAAGAAGTTTTCGCCGGCAGTCATCCAGGGCAGCCTGGGGCGTCCCGTGCCCAAGGAACCGCAACGTCTGCAGGCGCCCAGCAACGACGACGACGTCGCGGTTTCCGTTTCAATCCCCGTCATGGGACGCATTGCTGCCGGTGTACCGATCGACGCGATCCAGCACCGTACCCATTCGATTTCCGTACCGCCGGACATGATTTCGGGGGGCGAGCACTATGCTCTGGAGGTCAAAGGCGATTCCATGATCGAAGCTGGCATTTTCGACGGTGATACGGTCATCATCCGCAACGCCAATTCGGCCAATCCGGGCGAAATCGTCGTCGCACTGGTCGACGAGGAAGAGGCTACACTCAAGCGTTTCCGCCGCAAGGGTGCCTCGATCGCGTTGGAGGCAGCCAATCCTGCCTATGAGACACGGATTTTTGGACCGGACCGGGTCAAGGTGCAGGGTAAACTGGTTGGATTGATCCGCCGTTATTGA
- the gltX gene encoding glutamate--tRNA ligase: MPDQVVTRFAPSPTGYLHIGGARTALFNWLYAKHTNGKMLLRIEDTDRERSTDAATAAILEGLTWLGMTWDGEAVSQFQRAARHREVAEELVRLGKAYYAYETPAELDAMRESARAQGLPPRYNGHWRDRDASEAPKGVAGAIRIKVPREGETVVSDLVQGEVRFPNKDLDDFIILRSDGVPTYMHAVVVDDHDMGVTHIIRGDDHLTNAARQTAIYRAMGWDVPKMAHIPLIHGADGAKLSKRHGALGVEAYRAMGYLPEALLNYLARLGWSHGDDEVMSIEQMVSWFDISDVNKGAARFDFAKLEALNGVHMRGMDDAALTKVFFDTLPHLPNGEALATQLDEKKKVQVQQAMPGLKERAKTLVELADSLYFIAAQRPLQLDEKAASLLDADAKAVLKAVLGHFQALGEWTGATTEAAVRAYAETAGVKLGKVAQPLRAALTGRSTSPGVFDVLAVLGRDESLARIADQID, encoded by the coding sequence ATGCCCGATCAGGTCGTAACCCGTTTCGCTCCCTCTCCCACCGGTTATCTGCACATTGGCGGTGCACGTACGGCGCTGTTCAACTGGCTCTATGCCAAGCACACCAATGGCAAGATGCTGTTGCGTATCGAGGATACCGACCGCGAGCGCTCGACTGACGCCGCCACCGCCGCCATCCTCGAAGGATTGACCTGGCTGGGCATGACCTGGGACGGCGAGGCCGTTTCGCAATTCCAGCGTGCCGCCCGCCACCGCGAAGTCGCCGAGGAACTGGTGCGGCTGGGCAAGGCCTACTATGCCTATGAGACGCCAGCCGAGCTGGATGCCATGCGTGAGTCCGCCCGCGCGCAGGGACTACCGCCGCGCTACAACGGCCATTGGCGCGACCGTGATGCTTCCGAGGCTCCGAAGGGTGTGGCAGGTGCGATCCGCATCAAGGTGCCGCGCGAAGGCGAGACCGTTGTCAGCGATCTCGTGCAGGGAGAGGTGCGCTTTCCCAACAAGGATCTCGACGATTTCATCATCCTGCGCTCGGACGGCGTGCCGACCTACATGCACGCTGTCGTGGTCGACGATCATGATATGGGTGTCACCCATATCATCCGGGGCGACGATCACCTGACCAACGCTGCCCGGCAGACCGCCATCTACCGTGCCATGGGCTGGGATGTGCCGAAGATGGCGCATATCCCGCTGATCCACGGCGCGGATGGCGCAAAGCTGTCCAAGCGTCATGGCGCGCTCGGCGTCGAGGCCTATCGCGCCATGGGCTACCTGCCGGAGGCGCTGCTCAACTATCTTGCCCGCCTTGGCTGGAGCCATGGTGATGATGAAGTCATGTCGATCGAACAGATGGTGTCGTGGTTCGATATCTCCGACGTCAACAAGGGTGCTGCCCGCTTCGACTTTGCCAAGCTCGAGGCACTGAACGGCGTGCACATGCGCGGCATGGATGATGCAGCGCTGACCAAGGTGTTTTTCGATACGCTGCCTCATCTGCCCAACGGCGAAGCGCTGGCCACTCAGCTGGATGAGAAGAAGAAAGTCCAGGTGCAGCAGGCGATGCCCGGCCTGAAGGAACGCGCCAAGACGCTGGTGGAACTGGCCGACAGCCTCTACTTCATCGCCGCCCAGCGCCCGCTGCAACTGGACGAAAAAGCAGCCTCATTGCTCGACGCTGACGCCAAGGCTGTTCTCAAAGCCGTGCTCGGCCATTTCCAGGCGCTTGGTGAGTGGACCGGCGCCACGACCGAAGCCGCGGTACGTGCCTATGCCGAGACGGCGGGCGTCAAGCTCGGCAAGGTGGCGCAGCCTTTGCGCGCGGCATTGACCGGCCGCAGCACCTCACCGGGCGTTTTCGACGTACTGGCCGTGCTTGGTCGTGACGAAAGTCTTGCTCGCATCGCGGATCAAATCGATTAG
- the gltA gene encoding citrate synthase, whose translation MTGQTAKLELDGKTHEFKVRSGSVGPDVIDIGALYSTTGAFTYDPGFTSTASCESAITYIDGDAGVLLHRGYPIDQLAEHGDFLEVCYLLLYGELPTKAQKDDFDYRVTRHTMVHEQMTRFFTGFRRDAHPMAVMCGVVGALSAFYHDSTDISDPYQRMVASVRLIAKMPTIAAMAYKYHIGQPFVYPKNELNFAANFLHMCFAVPCEEYKVNPVLARAMERIFILHADHEQNASTSTVRLAGSSGANPFACIAAGIACLWGPAHGGANEAALNMLSEIGSVDRIPEYIARAKDKNDPFRLMGFGHRVYKNYDPRAKIMQKTTHEVLGELGIKDDPTLDVAIELERIALTDEYFIEKKLYPNIDFYSGITLKALGFPTTMFTVLFAVARTVGWIAQWKEMIEDPHQKIGRPRQLYTGAPERDYVPIAKR comes from the coding sequence ATGACCGGACAGACGGCAAAACTGGAGCTCGACGGCAAGACGCACGAGTTCAAGGTCCGAAGCGGTTCGGTCGGTCCGGACGTTATCGACATCGGTGCGCTCTATTCGACGACCGGAGCTTTCACCTACGATCCCGGCTTCACATCGACGGCGAGTTGCGAGTCGGCCATCACCTACATCGACGGCGATGCCGGCGTGCTCCTTCACCGAGGCTACCCGATCGACCAGCTCGCCGAACACGGCGATTTCCTGGAAGTGTGCTACCTGCTGCTCTACGGCGAACTGCCGACCAAGGCGCAGAAAGACGACTTCGACTACCGCGTCACGCGCCACACGATGGTGCACGAGCAGATGACCCGGTTCTTCACCGGTTTCCGCCGCGACGCGCACCCGATGGCGGTCATGTGCGGCGTGGTCGGCGCCCTGTCGGCCTTCTACCACGACTCGACCGACATTTCCGACCCTTACCAGCGCATGGTTGCGTCCGTGCGCCTCATAGCCAAAATGCCGACGATAGCGGCAATGGCCTACAAGTACCACATTGGCCAGCCCTTCGTTTACCCGAAGAACGAGCTCAATTTCGCCGCCAACTTCCTGCATATGTGCTTTGCCGTGCCTTGCGAGGAGTACAAGGTCAATCCGGTGCTCGCGCGCGCCATGGAGCGCATCTTTATCCTGCATGCCGACCATGAGCAGAACGCCTCGACCTCCACGGTGCGCCTGGCCGGCTCCTCGGGCGCCAATCCCTTCGCCTGCATCGCGGCCGGCATCGCCTGCCTGTGGGGACCGGCGCACGGTGGCGCCAACGAGGCCGCGCTCAACATGCTGTCCGAGATCGGCAGCGTCGACCGCATCCCGGAATACATCGCCCGCGCCAAGGACAAGAATGATCCGTTCCGCCTGATGGGCTTTGGCCACCGCGTCTACAAAAACTACGATCCGCGCGCCAAGATCATGCAGAAGACCACGCACGAGGTGCTGGGTGAACTCGGCATCAAGGACGATCCGACGCTCGACGTTGCGATCGAACTTGAGAGGATCGCGCTGACCGATGAGTATTTCATCGAGAAGAAGCTCTATCCGAATATCGACTTCTATTCGGGCATCACGTTGAAGGCGCTCGGCTTCCCGACCACCATGTTCACCGTGCTGTTCGCTGTCGCCCGCACCGTCGGCTGGATCGCGCAGTGGAAGGAAATGATCGAGGATCCGCATCAGAAGATCGGTCGCCCACGGCAGCTCTACACCGGCGCGCCCGAGCGCGACTATGTGCCCATCGCCAAGCGTTGA
- a CDS encoding ComEC/Rec2 family competence protein: MRKLIGRDLFAKAIALEFDRGMAFLFAPVFLGAGATIYFSLDHEPAFAQLIAGCLALAVVALLLRSRPAVHLAVTTALLLVLGVLAGKVETWRMPGGMLAAQVSTSVTGRVVSVEPMASGRTRLTLDVIDTERPKLRYQPERVRLSALAMPADIRAGSIVSGYARLMPPAGPVRPGGYDFSFESYFDGIGATGFFMGKPRVVALEGSTPLSTRLSVAIETARETIADRIRASIGGPEGEIAAALIVGVRAGIPDSVNEAMRRTGIYHIISISGLHMALVAGTVMFLLRGAFALFPDFSARRPVKKYAAFAALCSISAYLAISGVVVAAERSFIMLSVMLIAVLFDRAALSMRNLAISAMIVILTAPHEVVGPSFQMSFAATAALIGAYAAWAQRREVMPAPAPQARSFAGFLAHKSLIAVAGMAATSIIAGLATALFAVWHFQRVSPLSLFANLAVMPVVSFVMLAAVLSAIAMPFGADGPFLYAMGKGLTVMMAIADWISVRSPVDGVGLVSTQSVLFVAVALAIGAMATTWLRLLAVPFVLAGLVVMGNVETPDVLISEDARLVALPITGDELAVSRARPNPFTLDNWRRALNVETTILPEDVSNDAELTVENALDMPPGMPFLCARRMCFARHMSGAVVVTAASADIAKSACGVASLIVIDDATAPDPCNDPAVLVVTKQDLARVGSAAVRFDSSADKPANILFALDIKDRPWHAQRGFTREARGLPPRPEKAFKSKPRPTNSNRSAYSDKPVFRKL; this comes from the coding sequence TTGCGAAAGCTGATTGGCAGAGACCTGTTCGCCAAGGCGATCGCATTGGAGTTCGATCGCGGCATGGCGTTCCTGTTTGCGCCGGTTTTTCTCGGGGCGGGGGCGACGATCTACTTCTCCCTCGATCACGAGCCGGCCTTCGCGCAGTTGATTGCAGGCTGCCTCGCCCTCGCTGTCGTTGCGCTGCTTTTGCGATCCCGCCCTGCCGTGCATCTCGCAGTGACGACCGCCCTGTTACTCGTACTCGGCGTCCTCGCCGGAAAGGTCGAGACGTGGCGCATGCCGGGCGGCATGCTGGCAGCGCAGGTGTCGACCAGCGTGACGGGCCGGGTCGTTTCGGTCGAGCCGATGGCCAGTGGACGCACGCGATTGACGCTCGACGTCATCGACACTGAAAGACCCAAGCTGCGCTATCAGCCTGAGCGGGTGCGGCTATCGGCCTTGGCAATGCCGGCCGATATCCGCGCCGGATCGATCGTCTCCGGCTATGCCCGGCTGATGCCGCCTGCCGGCCCGGTGCGGCCCGGCGGCTATGATTTTTCCTTCGAAAGCTATTTTGATGGAATCGGCGCGACGGGCTTCTTCATGGGAAAGCCCAGGGTTGTTGCACTGGAGGGTTCCACGCCGCTCTCGACGCGGCTGTCGGTTGCCATCGAGACTGCACGCGAAACGATTGCGGATCGCATCCGTGCCTCGATTGGTGGGCCGGAAGGTGAGATCGCTGCGGCACTGATCGTCGGCGTGCGCGCCGGCATTCCGGACTCCGTCAATGAAGCGATGCGAAGGACGGGCATCTATCACATCATTTCGATTTCAGGCCTGCACATGGCATTGGTCGCAGGAACCGTGATGTTCCTGCTACGCGGCGCTTTCGCGCTGTTTCCGGATTTCTCGGCGCGCCGGCCGGTCAAGAAATATGCTGCCTTCGCAGCCCTTTGCTCCATATCCGCCTATCTCGCGATCTCCGGGGTGGTGGTGGCGGCGGAGCGCAGTTTCATCATGCTGTCGGTGATGTTGATCGCTGTTCTGTTCGACCGAGCGGCGCTGTCGATGCGCAACCTGGCGATCTCGGCGATGATCGTGATCCTCACCGCACCGCATGAAGTGGTCGGTCCGTCTTTCCAGATGTCATTTGCCGCGACTGCTGCCCTGATCGGCGCCTACGCGGCTTGGGCGCAGCGGCGTGAAGTCATGCCTGCTCCCGCGCCGCAGGCGCGCTCGTTCGCCGGTTTCCTCGCGCACAAGTCGCTGATAGCGGTTGCTGGCATGGCTGCGACCTCGATCATCGCCGGGCTTGCCACGGCACTGTTCGCGGTCTGGCATTTCCAGCGGGTCTCGCCCTTGAGTCTGTTCGCGAACCTTGCCGTGATGCCAGTGGTTTCGTTTGTCATGCTGGCTGCCGTTCTCAGTGCGATTGCCATGCCGTTTGGCGCCGATGGCCCGTTTCTCTATGCGATGGGCAAGGGACTGACGGTGATGATGGCGATCGCGGACTGGATTTCGGTACGCTCGCCTGTCGATGGTGTTGGTCTCGTTTCGACGCAATCGGTGCTCTTCGTTGCCGTAGCGCTCGCCATCGGTGCGATGGCGACGACATGGCTGCGCTTGCTGGCGGTGCCCTTTGTGCTGGCCGGCCTGGTTGTCATGGGCAATGTCGAAACGCCCGATGTGTTGATCTCGGAGGACGCGCGTCTCGTTGCCTTGCCAATCACCGGTGACGAGCTTGCTGTCAGCCGGGCGCGACCCAATCCATTCACGCTCGACAACTGGCGCCGGGCGCTCAACGTAGAAACGACGATCCTGCCGGAAGATGTTTCGAATGACGCTGAACTGACTGTCGAAAATGCACTCGACATGCCGCCTGGCATGCCATTCCTGTGCGCTCGACGGATGTGTTTCGCCCGCCACATGTCGGGTGCGGTCGTCGTAACGGCGGCTAGTGCCGACATCGCCAAATCGGCCTGCGGGGTCGCGTCGCTCATTGTCATCGACGATGCAACTGCACCTGACCCCTGCAACGATCCGGCAGTGTTGGTTGTCACCAAGCAGGATCTCGCCCGCGTCGGCAGTGCAGCCGTACGCTTCGATTCTTCGGCTGATAAGCCGGCTAACATCCTGTTCGCGCTCGATATCAAAGACCGGCCCTGGCATGCCCAGCGAGGATTTACGCGCGAGGCGAGAGGATTGCCGCCTCGCCCTGAAAAAGCGTTCAAATCCAAGCCAAGACCGACAAACTCGAACCGCTCCGCCTATTCCGACAAACCGGTCTTCAGAAAGCTGTAG